From Humisphaera borealis, the proteins below share one genomic window:
- a CDS encoding 3-ketoacyl-ACP reductase has protein sequence MSLSPVILVTGASRGLGRGISEELARTGHSVAIHYASNRAAADETLAACRAVATSPLQQFVLVQGDVSKADDRRAIFDGTIAAFGRIDGLINNAGIAPRVRADLLDVTEESYREVNGINLDGPFFLSQLAAKWWLAHPGESRLPGGYKLIFISSLSAYAISVNRGEYCVSKAGLAMTTQLFAARLAEHGIQVLELRPGIMATDMTAGVKDKYDKMLADGLVPQKRWGTGADVGMAVRAIFQGLFPFTTGDVINIDGGFHLRRL, from the coding sequence ATGTCACTTTCTCCTGTCATTCTCGTTACCGGTGCCAGCCGCGGCCTGGGCCGTGGGATCTCCGAAGAGCTTGCCCGGACCGGCCATTCGGTCGCGATTCACTACGCCAGCAATCGCGCCGCTGCCGACGAAACGCTCGCCGCGTGCCGTGCCGTCGCGACGTCGCCCCTGCAGCAGTTCGTCCTCGTCCAGGGGGACGTCAGCAAGGCCGACGACCGCCGGGCGATCTTCGATGGGACGATCGCAGCATTCGGCCGGATCGACGGCCTGATCAACAACGCCGGCATCGCGCCGCGTGTGCGGGCCGATCTGCTTGACGTCACCGAGGAAAGCTACCGCGAGGTCAACGGCATCAACCTCGACGGGCCGTTCTTCCTCTCGCAATTGGCCGCCAAGTGGTGGCTCGCCCACCCCGGCGAAAGCCGACTGCCCGGCGGGTACAAGCTGATCTTCATCTCGTCGCTGTCGGCGTACGCGATCAGCGTGAACCGCGGCGAGTACTGCGTCTCCAAGGCCGGCCTGGCGATGACCACTCAACTCTTCGCCGCCCGATTGGCCGAGCACGGCATCCAGGTGCTGGAACTGCGCCCCGGCATCATGGCGACCGACATGACCGCGGGCGTGAAAGACAAGTACGACAAGATGCTCGCGGATGGCCTGGTCCCGCAGAAGCGGTGGGGCACCGGTGCCGATGTCGGCATGGCGGTGCGGGCGATCTTTCAGGGGTTGTTCCCGTTCACCACCGGGGATGTGATCAACATCGACGGCGGGTTTCATCTGCGGCGGCTTTGA
- a CDS encoding type II toxin-antitoxin system HicB family antitoxin, translating into MSKKKIWYSKLPPAELEKLAAGLSGPVDPARMKPLTATQQREESRARRKAGRPRVGAGAEKLRVSMERTLLKRVDAYARKKGVSRSELIAESLKRTIGAA; encoded by the coding sequence ATGAGCAAAAAGAAGATCTGGTACTCCAAGCTGCCGCCGGCGGAACTTGAGAAGTTGGCCGCAGGACTTAGCGGGCCCGTCGATCCGGCCAGGATGAAGCCGTTGACGGCGACTCAGCAACGAGAAGAGTCGCGTGCCCGTCGAAAGGCGGGCCGGCCGCGCGTTGGAGCGGGCGCCGAGAAGCTCCGTGTGAGCATGGAACGGACACTGCTCAAGCGGGTTGATGCATATGCCCGAAAGAAGGGCGTCAGCCGTTCGGAGTTGATCGCCGAGTCGTTAAAAAGGACGATCGGCGCGGCGTAG
- a CDS encoding bifunctional 4-hydroxy-2-oxoglutarate aldolase/2-dehydro-3-deoxy-phosphogluconate aldolase, with amino-acid sequence MTKHDIIHRMINPGVIAVIRADSSEQLLDAARAMAEGGVIAMEVTMTTPNAIDTIKAVVKELGDKVLMGVGTVLDDITARLAILAGAEYVVTPVMRPDVIALCRRYSKPIVCGAVTPTEALNAHEAGADFVKLFPADTLGPTYIKALKAPLPQLQIIPTGGVTTKTAGDFIKAGCAAVAAGSSLVSKDVLAKKDWKSLTEISRQFVEAVAVARKG; translated from the coding sequence ATGACCAAACACGACATCATCCACCGCATGATCAACCCCGGCGTGATCGCCGTTATCCGTGCCGACAGCTCGGAGCAGCTCCTCGACGCCGCCCGGGCGATGGCCGAGGGGGGCGTGATCGCGATGGAGGTCACCATGACTACGCCCAACGCGATCGACACCATCAAGGCCGTCGTCAAAGAGCTCGGCGACAAGGTGCTGATGGGCGTCGGCACGGTGCTGGATGACATCACCGCGCGGCTGGCGATTCTCGCGGGCGCCGAATACGTGGTGACGCCGGTGATGCGGCCGGACGTGATCGCGCTCTGTCGGCGGTACAGCAAGCCGATCGTCTGCGGGGCGGTGACGCCGACCGAAGCGCTGAACGCCCATGAAGCCGGGGCCGATTTCGTGAAGCTCTTCCCGGCCGACACGCTGGGGCCGACCTACATCAAGGCGCTCAAGGCGCCGCTGCCGCAGTTGCAGATCATTCCGACTGGCGGCGTGACGACGAAAACCGCCGGCGACTTTATCAAGGCCGGCTGCGCCGCCGTCGCGGCGGGGTCGTCGCTGGTGAGCAAGGACGTCCTGGCGAAGAAGGATTGGAAGTCGCTGACGGAGATCAGCCGACAGTTCGTCGAAGCGGTGGCGGTGGCGCGGAAGGGGTGA